GCTGACAGGTCGCGTGACCCTCATCAAGCTCCTtaacagtcccccccccccccccccccaatcggaGGAAAGATGGTGCTGTGTCCAAAAGCTTCCCGGATCACTCATTTATAAGTTTCAAATGCTCCTTTTTACGTTCGCAAAAGATGCGCGCCGGGCCACAGTGAAGCCTACTTTCCCAAGCCAAGAAAGGAGAGCTTCCTTTCAGGGAGCAGTGTGGAGAATTGCTTGGCGGGGGACCGGGGACAAGGAGCCGCCCACAATTCTCCTCGGTGCCCTCTAACCCAAGTACACCCCTCCGACCCACCCCCACTCCACTCCTCCAGCCAGCCTGGCGTTGAGACAAAATGTCATAACGCTCAATAGCCGAGGAATTGCTAAATTTGCTTCCTCTAAGTTCACTTGCTCCTGCGATATTTTTCTATACCAACTATTTGGTGTGCATCCATAAATATTACACACCCCACCGAGCGTCTCAAGGTTCGTTTTGTGTAATGCAAGCGGGTGATTGGAAGTGTAACACTGGACCACCATAAAATCCGATGTGTAGCGATGCATCGAAAATGACCACGGTGCTGCCTTCGACTCGCtggcatgaccccccccccccaaactaaattaaaaagtcaatgaAGGACCGAGTGGAAGCAAAAGGTGGCAAGTCATCTTTCAATTTGGGTTTGAACGCTTCTCTTCATGCAGCAAGATCCTTCTGTTCGTTTGCAATACTGCTCATTCATTCGCTAAACATTTTATTTCGAACTACTTCCACCCAATTCCATACtaagtttctttcgacttgtcccagttggggtccccacagcgtgacatctcagatgaacgctcatatttgtttggcacagtttttacgctggatgcccttcctgacccaacccctcttggggagtagaggccccgtgagatacgaactcacgacccctggtttaccaaaccaatgctctaaccacagagctattaccccccccctccaattccatacacacaaataaataaataaataaatagacgtgaaattaaaaaatactcaTATCttatactggaaaaaaataccGGAAATAGGAAGACGTTGAAACCTCTTTAAATCCTAACCCACCTCACAACGAGTCACCGCTGATGTCCATAAACAAGTGCATTCCAATATACAAGCAAAGTTTTTACAGATGCCAATAAAGATTCATATCCAACATATAAACACGCATATTAATGTGAACGCTCCTCCACATGTCCATTAGTTCATAGTGACAATTGTACCGAATATTGCCATATactaatgaacacatttttgtgcATTCTTTTAAACTGGTTAAATGTGAATATAAttctatatattatatattttttctttttaatatttctttttgttgcATGCATGCTTGTGTATCTGGAACGTTTTAAAGTTATGATGAGGCTGCAAATTGTAATTCCTTTCGCCCTTCCCCAAATAGATTTGAAATATTATCTGGAAATTTGTTTTCAGGGGTTTCTAATCATGTGTTTACGTCACGATTTCTACATTTTCCAAGTCTGTACAGTCAGTAAGAAACTGGAATAGATGCCATTTCAGTATTTGCTGTGGCTTATTCTATTTGTTAAGTACGACCAGCAATTGAGCTTCTGTGTGTTGGGGCGTTCTTGATTGTGGTTGTCAAAGGCCAACAAGCGCTTGGCCTTGCGTTTTGGGGTGTACCTTGGGGCGGTCTCTGCATTGAGATGCAAAGTGGGCGTGTCAATATAAATCAGGGCGCGGTCAACTTTCTCATTCGTGCTGCCGGGGAGGTAATAGGTTCACTTCAAGGAAaacaggatggaaaaaaaaagaatggaggGGACTGCAAATTGCGTGAACAAGTCCGACACAATCCCTGCAAATAAGGTACgtctgaagaagaagaataaaaaaaaaaaccgctgtAAACGTACTGTAATACAAAAGATTGAATTAATTGAAACGGGTTAATAGTTTTATCTCAATTGTCCAGGTATCCAAGCCACTGATGGAGAAGAAACGAAGGGCTCGTATAAACAAGTGTTTGGACCAGTTGAAATGTCTTCTGGAGAGTCACTACAGCAGCAGTGTAAGCAGAGAGCAAATCACTCAGCGCTAATTTAGCATACGAATAAAATATACATTCCAAAAGGTCAATAAACACTCAAATCGGAATTTAACAAACCAATTTGGGAATATGTAAGTTTATTTATTGATTAGGTAGCTCTTCAGATAAAATGATCACCTTTTGTCAGGCGTCCCGAAACAATAAGGCTacatatttgaataattttattttaaaatactttatgcTTCAATCAAATATGTGATTGACGATATAAtacatctcaatttttttttcacattgccTACAGATGGGAAAAATGTCATATATGCAAAACTCGGCAACTGCATGCCAAGTTGTAGGCCACAAtataattttccatccatccattatctttgccccttatcctcacaagggttgggagagggctggagcctatcccagctgtcaatgggcagaacacgctgaactggttgccagccaatcgtagggcacatggagaaagacaacagtcgtactcataatcacacctagggggaatttcggaagtccaattaatgtagcatgtttttgggatgtgggaggaaaccagagtgcccggagaaaacccacgaaagcactgggagaacatgtaaactcccgCTGGGACGGTATTTGAACcgccgtcctcagaactgtgaggccaacgctctcaccAGTTATTCCACTGTACctgtaatttcaaacacacaaaatagaaaactaagTAACATTACAGAAGATAAAGCCAACCAAAACACATGTGCTGGCAAGTGCGTTTATCATCAagagtttcatttattttgctcGCAGATTCGGAAGCGCAAACTGGAAAAGGCTGACATCTTGGAGCTGACCGTGAGACATTTGAAGTATCTTAAGAAATCTCAGGCCTGTAAGTCAGCGGATGCAGCATCACGAAAAGAAATGCCAACATTTCACTGTGTTCTGTCGAACCGCATTGAGTCATTATCCTTGTTTGCAGTTCCTCCCGTAAGCGGGGAGCTCTCGGACTACCAGAAAGGCTTCCACAGCTGCCTGGCCAACTTCAACCGCTACTTACTGACGGATGACAAAGTGGCCGAACGAGAACGCATCAAGTTGGCCTTGCCCCGAGGCAAACTGGCGGACATCTTCAGGACCCCGGACAGCGGCGCAGAAATGGCCAGCAGAGGAGAGGACGACCAGGCGACCCCGCGGAGGATCCACGACGCTTCTCACTTTCGCCAGCGCGGTCAAAGCGAGACCAGGTGGCGGAGGGCCACGCAGCAAGTGGCCACAGCGCGCGGCCTGGTCGCTGGGTCCACGATAGACGCTCAAAGGAAACCTCAGTCCAAAAGTCTTGAAGTGGGAAGCCCCCGGCACATCATGTGGAGACCTTGGTAGAGGCGCTGAAAACGTTAAGGTTTTCCGAGAAACCTTTGTGATATTGTTATTGTGATACACACGTACCTTctattttcagaataaaagtgAAGAATCGTTTGATACTTCTGTAGGATCAATAGGGCATCCGCGCTGTTGGTATTTCTATGTTCAGTAAATATATCTTTAAATTGTGCATTGACAGACACGAGAAGATAAAAGTGCCTGtcacaatgttattttaaattatctcAAAAATTAGACAAATACAGCATAGGAAAATTGGAACAAATCCCCAAAATAAACACAACGTGAGACAAAGTAATGCATTTAGTTGTAtaacaaattccattttttcaagtttatctaaaatgtgttggtttttttttttttttttttttggtcagcgcTCATTCTACCATGCATCTATTTGTAATTAATATTATGAAAGACAGTATTGTGTCATCTGACAGTATTGTTTGATTTGTTTCTGTCTCCTATACAGTACAATACCTCCTATCATTTAGATTTGACGTTTTTTAGTAAACATTTGAACGAAATCCCAGTGAAAATTTTTACTTATATTAATACACTAAACCATTAAATGTATTAAAGTAATCCCTgaagaaagtgtgtgtgtgggggggaggtCGAGGGCAGGGGGGCTGGAAATACACACTGCACTTAATCAGATCTGTAAAATACTTGGAATTACAAAACAACATTGTGGAGTATGCGTGGTAAATACATTTAAAGAAACAAAACTGCAGCGAGGAAAGTCGCATATGCCCACTTGTCTTTCACAGCGGTGGCCCACACAAAAGGGGGATGCTTCAATCTATTCCTGTTTTGAAATCTAACTCTGTTCTGACACCCTCTATAAAAACCGTACCCCTTTTGAAAACCTCAATTTAAACCCCAATTTGAAATCCCAACCCCGTTTTGAAGCACTATTTTGAAACCCAGCTCCTCATTTGAAGACCTAATTTGAAATGCTTAACACATTTTGACACTAAAATTTTCAACCCTAACGGCGTTTCGACACCCTAATTTTAAATGTGCAACGCAGTTGTGAAACCGTGCTTTAAAACTTGAACTCCATTTTGTAACACTAAGTTGAAACCTTAACCaaattttgaaaccctaatttaaaaGGTTAATGAAGACCTTTGAAAGTCTAACCCAGTTTTGCAAGCTTCGTTTGAAGCTCTAATTAAAACACAGAGCCCATTTTTCCAAACtgcaatttgaaaccctaaccctattatCAAACTCAGTTTGAATCCCAACCCCATTACGGTTCGGGTTTGTCTCAGGGTACATTTCAAACCACAGACGGTGAAATGGTGAAgtgctctttttggggggggcattttgttattttcttcacactgATGTCATCCTTCTCGTCTGTGAATTGATTTAAATCTTACGCCTTTAAGTCTTTCGGTCTGGTTACTATGTTGACTTGCATAATCGAACCGTGTCAGGTGCTGCGCGATCATTTGGAAcaatgtcatgattttttttgacaggATGATAGGATGTGGATGATAATGTACATCAATGGAATTTTCTGAGCCAATCAGAATTGAGCATTTGCAAGCCCATTGTATAAGTCTTTGTGCTTTCATAGCAGCAAAGCAAGTAACAAACCACACTTGGAtaatcttttgattttattcaatcACATCCTTTTCCAAACAAAGTCGTCATCTAAGAACTCATAATTAAATATCAGTCATTGACTCACAGATCTTTGAATATGTTACTAAATTATATATTCAGATGGTGTATAcaataaaaagtcaaaattctACAAAAGGGTAGTGTCGTGGTGACGTTTCAATGACAAACGTGCAGTAGTATATAAGTGACAATTAACAAAAGACTGGAGAAGATAACTCATAAGCGAAGCAGGGGatggaaaataatgtacaatattgGATGCTGGTTTCACATAATCATTTAACGCTTGGTATCCATCTAGGTTTGGATACAGTTTTCtctttttacgttttttttttttttttgtcatcgatTCCAAGACTTGAGGACTCTAAAACGTTGAAACGAAGCCATATTTAGTCAGTCTTCTAGTTTCATTTCACTATGCTCTGTTTTATTAGCCCACATCTTTCACATGGAAATAAATTATGGGTACTCTATAATTCCTTGCTTTGAAATCCAATGGGGACCCGACCTGGTTTGAAAGTTGGTTTTGCCTTTGTCATTAGCAATTTAGCTTTAATGTCAATACGTCCAAAATCCATAGAAAAGCTTGGGACTACCACTCTCGTTTGTTTCGTGTCATACAGTTTGGGAACAACACATTGTACATCATTATCAAAGTAACTATGGAGACTGTATTATGTCCTGACTCGTGATTAGGAAAGGACCAGTCTGAAAAGTAAAGCAGCACCTttagtgcagaaaaaaaagatccagaTTTTACAGCCTTTCAATGTGCTGCCTATCAAGAGCATTTTCGAAGTACCAACATCAcagcaaataaagaaaaatgtgaatatcatcACAAATCATGTCCCCGCTGAATATTCTGTAATGTGAAAGGTGAAGCGCCAACTTTTCACAATCAAGCATGAGTAAATATGTGAACGTGCAAGTTAACCCTCCTGTTatgttgtttaaatgtttaaaactatagagttattttttaaatataaacaaatgGGATTAAAAATATGGTGCCATTTCGATGTTGTTGGTTTCAAATACTATACACTCAGTTGCATTACATTTTGAAGTACATTCCTCACATGAGAGATTCCTAACCAGGATGCCTCGTACATGAGAAAACATCAATGGTGTCATAgcaaatgatcaaatttcacttCATCAATATGTCTTTGTTAATCAATCCATGTGACCGACATACTGAATAGTGAAAGGCAGAAccattaaatgctcttccattggACCCCAGAATGTACAAAAACACCCATGTATCAACCAACCGTACTGCAAAATATGTCATGGCTTGATGTGAGTAAATtagtttgtgttgaaaaaatcaGGTCCAGATTTCACACAGAGGCGGCGACTAAAGTAAGATCGTCATTATTTcatgatccatatttaatgtttggtGGTCTGCTGTGAGATTTCTCCACTGTAAACATGATGCCTCGGCTCAAAGAAGGTAAAGAGAATATTGCCTTTTGTTACTTAAAACTAACACACAATTTTAATTGGATGATCACATGGCAGAGGTGTCAAAACCAAGGCCCGTGGGCCCCTTCATATACTTTTTGTGGTCTGCTTAATCACGCCACCTTTTTTCTCTGCCGTTTGTTCAAAAGTAGCTATTATTCATCATACAAATAATTAAACAGACGGGGAAGTTGTGTGATGGGGAGAGGATTTGGGTCCATACACACAATTAATTGGCTAATGGACAAGAGCTCAAAGTGTCTCGCACCCTTGCCACGTAACTTGTCTATAAACAAATACACTGCGGCTCAGCTTCACAGACATCATGTGGGCTGGGGGGGGCAACATGCTTTTGGTAGAACCTAAACGCGGAAACTGATGTGAAATGACACCACGCAAATATGAATATGAGTGCAGCAAACAACAAGAAATGTCTGAAACAGAATAAAAATTGAACATTCTCTTCAGATGGAGACAAAGCAATCGCAAATGCCctgttagtgttttttttttttatttttttatagcatTAAAATTCTCTCTGGACAAAATATTCAAGTTACACTTCTCTTCATCTTCACTTCTTAAAAACAAGGCCTAAAACTACTAATGTTAGGGATTGGAAATATTAAAGACATGAAGGTTCAATGtccttaaatgtgtttttgttgacacaaaACACAGAGTTGGTTTTGCCTTTTGCTCCCTTGCTGCACCAAATGCGAAACTAACTGTGAACTTAAACCCAACTCTGATTTTTGGCATACAGTTACTCTTCCACCCTACCTGCAATTATATATCATACCCATAAGGGGAAAATGTAACGATGATGTGGcccacaaaatgaaaacaccccGGCCTATTCAGAAAGAGCTTGTAATGGCAAAATGACAAGCCAATGTGcacttgtatttttattgaacgATATGCTTCGATATAGACGATAAGAGGTACATACTTATTATATACTGAAAGATGCTGTTAGAAACTGCCTATAGAATATATACTGTAAGGCCATCTCTTTGAAAGTATATTG
This DNA window, taken from Syngnathoides biaculeatus isolate LvHL_M chromosome 2, ASM1980259v1, whole genome shotgun sequence, encodes the following:
- the her3 gene encoding hairy-related 3; translation: MEGTANCVNKSDTIPANKVSKPLMEKKRRARINKCLDQLKCLLESHYSSSIRKRKLEKADILELTVRHLKYLKKSQACNGELSDYQKGFHSCLANFNRYLLTDDKVAERERIKLALPRGKLADIFRTPDSGAEMASRGEDDQATPRRIHDASHFRQRGQSETRWRRATQQVATARGLVAGSTIDAQRKPQSKSLEVGSPRHIMWRPW